From the Cucurbita pepo subsp. pepo cultivar mu-cu-16 unplaced genomic scaffold, ASM280686v2 Cp4.1_scaffold000480, whole genome shotgun sequence genome, one window contains:
- the LOC111785396 gene encoding THO complex subunit 4A-like encodes MVDPLDTSLDDIIKNNKKSGSSNFRGRGGASSGPAPSRRFNNRGLNRAAPYSRAKAPETPWSHDLFVDHGVAYPSHPARASTIETGTKLYVSNLDYGVSNEDIKELFSEVGDLKRYSINYDKSGRSKGTAEVVFSRQADALAAIKRYNNVQLDGKPMKLEIVGANIVTPVLPAPSNPNFGNSSGFLRGYIYIFFSIHLFLFLIFDLLLRA; translated from the exons ATGGTCGACCCTCTTGACACCAGCTTAGATGATATcatcaagaacaacaagaaatcCGGATCCTCAAACTTCAGGGGCCGCGGCGGTGCTTCTTCTGGACCAGCTCCCTCTCGCCGCTTTAACAATCGCGGTCTTAATAGAGCAGCGCCCTATTCTAGAGCCAAG GCGCCTGAGACGCCTTGGTCACACGACTTGTTTGTAGATCATGGTGTGGCGTATCCTTCACACCCTGCACGGGCCTCTACTATTGAAACTGGCACGAAGCTTTATGTTTCGAATTTGGATTATGGTGTTTCCAACGAGGATATCAAG GAACTTTTTTCTGAAGTTGGCGATCTTAAACGGTATTctataaattatgataaaagTGGGAGATCAAAG GGAACAGCAGAAGTAGTTTTTTCGCGACAAGCAGATGCTCTAGCTGCTATAAAGAGATACAACAATGTTCAGCTAGACGGGAAGCCCATGAAGTTGGAGATTGTGGGTGCAAACATCGTGACGCCTGTTCTACCTGCTCCTTCAAATCCCAATTTTGGGAACTCAAGTGGATTTCTTAgagggtatatatatatatttttttcaattcatttgttcttatttctaattttcgATCTGCTTTTACGAGCGTAG
- the LOC111785397 gene encoding actin-depolymerizing factor 2-like, giving the protein MANAASGMAVHDECKLKFLELKTKRTYRYIVYKIEEKQKQVIVEKVGEPSQSYEDFTACLPADECRYAVYDFDFLTKENVQKSRIFFIAWSPDISKVRSKMIYASSKDKFRRELDGIQIELQATDPTEMGLDVFNSRAK; this is encoded by the exons ATG GCTAATGCGGCATCCGGTATGGCTGTACATGATGAATGTAAGCTTAAGTTCTTAGAGCTGAAAACCAAGAGAACTTACAGATACATTGTATATAAGATTGAAGAGAAGCAAAAGCAAGTGATTGTGGAAAAAGTTGGCGAGCCAAGTCAAAGCTATGAAGATTTCACAGCTTGTCTTCCTGCTGATGAATGCCGATACGCGGTTTATGATTTTGACTTCCTCACTAAAGAGAATGTCCAGAAGAGCAGAATTTTCTTCATTGCTTG GTCTCCGGACATATCAAAGGTAAGAAGCAAGATGATCTACGCAAGTTCAAAGGACAAGTTCAGGAGAGAATTGGATGGCATTCAAATTGAGCTGCAAGCTACTGACCCAACTGAAATGGGTCTCGATGTTTTCAACAGCCGGGCTAAATAA